Proteins encoded together in one Formosa sp. Hel3_A1_48 window:
- a CDS encoding DUF4270 domain-containing protein: MKRNFSKLFILGLVFSLFYACEKEFSEIGSGIVGTPNIEIKLQTYPVKTYNKRITPFQSNTLSKNLLGYHVDPIFGRSTAHILAQVTPKSYIVNFGDEPVLDSVVLTIPYTSRRIDDTTYTIDSLYGDDAVRLSVYKNDFFIRDFDPASDLDQNQSYYSDGSLSPSEQLNPAALEAQLLYESNYFLPSNEEIKLTALNSEGESETTATLAPSLRVKLEHSSLPENFWEDLIFAKEEGDELSSANNFYDYFRGLYFKVEPLNADKGHLIQLDFSSSGADVKLHYTYQSTSPTTDETTERQGTYEMSFSGARINLFENDFNTDIEQEIANANTQDGDELLYLKGGQGSMAVIELFSEDQAGNNFDDFITDFRDTVEDETVIKRLINEAYIEFYVDESSTASQTEFPNRVFVYDLNNNIPLIDYFLDSSVNPATSDSKFSHLVPLGTETDDDGNEYKKYKVRLTGHLDNIVAKDSTNVKIGLLISSNVGAADMKKLQQYDEDVEAIPMGTILSPRSVILQGSNSNDELKKVKLRVYYTEPNN; encoded by the coding sequence ATGAAACGTAATTTCTCAAAATTATTTATCCTTGGTTTGGTTTTTTCTCTTTTCTACGCTTGTGAAAAAGAATTTTCTGAAATCGGCTCTGGAATTGTTGGAACCCCAAATATTGAAATAAAACTGCAAACATACCCCGTAAAAACCTATAACAAACGCATTACCCCGTTTCAGTCCAATACCTTGTCAAAAAACCTATTAGGCTATCATGTCGATCCTATTTTTGGACGCAGTACAGCACATATTTTAGCACAGGTAACCCCAAAATCTTATATAGTCAACTTCGGGGATGAGCCCGTTTTGGATTCTGTTGTTTTGACGATACCCTATACCAGTCGTAGAATTGATGATACCACTTACACCATAGATTCACTTTACGGTGATGATGCTGTGCGCTTATCGGTTTATAAAAATGATTTTTTCATACGCGATTTTGATCCTGCTAGTGATTTAGATCAAAATCAAAGCTACTATTCAGACGGCAGCCTCTCGCCTTCTGAGCAACTCAATCCGGCTGCGCTAGAAGCTCAATTGCTGTATGAGTCCAATTATTTTCTTCCCAGCAATGAAGAAATTAAGCTCACAGCGTTGAACAGCGAGGGCGAAAGCGAAACGACTGCAACCTTGGCACCAAGCCTTAGGGTCAAACTTGAGCACAGTAGCTTACCTGAAAATTTCTGGGAAGATTTAATTTTCGCAAAAGAAGAGGGCGATGAGCTAAGTTCTGCCAACAACTTCTATGATTATTTTAGAGGACTTTATTTTAAAGTTGAGCCATTGAACGCTGATAAAGGCCACTTGATTCAATTGGACTTTTCTTCTTCAGGCGCAGACGTAAAACTTCATTACACCTACCAAAGTACCTCACCAACAACTGACGAAACAACAGAGCGACAAGGAACTTATGAAATGAGTTTCAGTGGTGCACGTATTAACCTTTTTGAAAACGACTTTAATACCGATATTGAACAAGAGATTGCGAACGCTAATACCCAAGACGGCGATGAACTTTTGTACTTAAAAGGCGGGCAAGGCTCAATGGCTGTAATTGAACTGTTCTCAGAAGACCAAGCAGGTAATAATTTCGATGATTTTATCACTGACTTTAGAGACACAGTTGAAGATGAAACTGTTATCAAGCGGCTCATTAATGAAGCCTACATCGAATTTTATGTGGATGAATCCTCAACGGCCAGCCAAACCGAGTTTCCAAACCGAGTTTTTGTCTACGACTTGAATAACAATATCCCCCTTATTGACTACTTCTTGGACTCATCTGTAAATCCAGCTACATCTGATTCAAAATTCTCTCATCTAGTACCCCTTGGTACTGAAACAGACGATGATGGAAATGAATACAAAAAATACAAAGTTCGCCTAACAGGCCACTTAGATAATATTGTTGCAAAAGACTCTACTAACGTGAAAATAGGGCTCTTAATCAGCTCGAATGTAGGGGCAGCTGATATGAAAAAACTTCAACAATATGATGAAGACGTAGAAGCCATCCCGATGGGGACAATACTTTCCCCGAGAAGCGTAATCCTTCAAGGAAGCAACTCAAATGATGAGTTGAAAAAAGTGAAATTACGAGTCTATTATACGGAACCAAACAACTAA
- a CDS encoding glycogen/starch synthase: protein MKDKRILYVSSEVIPYLPQTEISSMSFEAPKMVNKQGGQIRIFMPRYGNINERRHQLHEVIRLSGINLVVNDLDMPLIIKVASIPKERIQVYFIDNEDYFKRKATLTDEDGKLFEDNDERAIFFAKGVIETVKKLNWAPDVIHVHGWMASLLPLYLKEYYKDEPLFNGSKVVTSVYGQSFDESLNPELINKVKFDEIEAGHLENLATPNYVNLMKTAIDFSDGLIKGSKELPEELEDYISSSDKPVLEYQYPEEFAEAYTEFYTNEILS, encoded by the coding sequence ATGAAAGATAAGAGAATATTGTACGTGTCATCCGAAGTAATTCCCTATTTACCACAAACAGAGATTTCTTCCATGTCCTTTGAAGCACCCAAAATGGTTAATAAACAAGGCGGGCAAATACGAATATTCATGCCACGTTATGGCAACATCAACGAACGACGCCACCAACTTCACGAAGTAATTCGCTTGTCTGGGATAAACCTAGTGGTCAATGACTTAGATATGCCTTTGATCATCAAAGTAGCCTCAATACCAAAAGAAAGAATCCAAGTTTATTTTATAGATAACGAAGACTACTTCAAAAGGAAAGCTACGCTTACAGACGAAGATGGAAAGCTTTTTGAAGACAACGACGAACGTGCAATTTTCTTTGCCAAAGGAGTTATAGAAACAGTAAAAAAACTCAATTGGGCGCCAGATGTTATTCATGTTCACGGATGGATGGCATCATTATTGCCGTTGTACTTGAAAGAATATTATAAAGATGAGCCCTTATTCAACGGTAGTAAAGTAGTTACCTCTGTATATGGGCAAAGTTTTGATGAATCATTAAACCCTGAGCTGATTAATAAAGTTAAGTTTGACGAAATTGAAGCTGGTCATCTTGAAAATTTAGCTACGCCAAATTATGTTAATCTCATGAAAACTGCAATAGACTTTTCCGATGGTCTAATAAAGGGCTCCAAAGAATTGCCAGAAGAATTAGAAGACTACATTTCTAGTTCCGACAAGCCCGTTTTGGAGTATCAATATCCTGAAGAGTTTGCAGAAGCGTACACTGAGTTTTATACAAATGAAATTTTAAGTTAG